The following is a genomic window from Oncorhynchus masou masou isolate Uvic2021 chromosome 6, UVic_Omas_1.1, whole genome shotgun sequence.
cctttgtaagataaatgaaacatgtatggaaacaggtttattaacactcagttagcaggctcaagcaaactAAAACGCACATGGTAGCAAACACTAACTAGCagattgttaacaagttagaaatgataACACTTTGCTggaggctactatttactagttaacaaaacataatgtatgtcatataaaatatattcacaccacccagtattgtaatttAAAACTTACCAGAAACCATgcagtccttggctcagacagtagTAGTATGGGCTcgatagcatctcattagtgcaAGATCTTGATAATCAGCTGTATATGTGAGggaagaatgcactgtacatgcagagggttgcaattggggatagtttaaccaaaatatgcccaAAGACCTAGAACTGGCTTGTGTATCCAACAAAGGTCCACTGTCAAGTAACTTTTGTGgtgggaattttgcttaaaatCAGTCATCCCATGGAAATGTTTGCAACCCTACTTGTATGTAATATAACCTTTTCTGGGAAGTGTGTGCACGTATGAACTGTGGACCATTGCCTTCCCTGAAAACAGGTCCTGACAGGAGGAGCAAAATGAGTGTCAGAGGTTGTCATGCTGGATGGTGCTGGAGGCTTTGGTTGTCCACACAGCTAAGTAAAGATGGTCTTCACGGAGGCTATAAAATCCTCTGTCCTTGATAGAGAAATCCTTCTACTTCACTGCCTCTTCAATGGTAAGGTCCCTTGCACCGTAGGAACACTTTACCTCCAGCACTGCTGTGGTGCCCACCAGACCATCCAGTGAGGCACCCAGGATCCCAGACCTGTGACAGAGGGCTGTGTACAGGGCCTCTACTGACTGCACCTGTTTGGGCACAGCTGGCTTCCTCCACTTGCATTCCACATCTGCAAGGTCAACATTGAACCGCCAAGATAAGCTGCATGGCTACACTTACAAGCTCCACAGTCATTCACATGTGGTAGAGTGAATCAGCTGGTCACATATAGAGACCTGGCAGGCTAAGTGCCACATGCCTTTCAATGCAAGAAATGTGCTATATACTgtgaattgatgtaaaatatatcactagccactttaaacaatgctacttaatgtttacataccctacattactcacctcatatgtatatactgtactctataccatctacagcatcttgcctatgctattctgtaccatcactcattcatatatctttatgtacatattctttctCCCTTTACGTGTGtctaaggtagtagttttgggaTTGTTAGATTAGTCGTTGGTTATTGCTGCattatcggaactagaagcaaaagcatttcgctacactcacattaacatcagctaaccatgtGTCTGTGACATTTGATTCGGTTTGAATATTTAGCTTTATGACATTGCACCTGTAGAGTACTTAAGCTGTCAGTTTCACATGCAGTTTTTCCATACatttttaattgtttaacttgggattTTACCACTTGACATATCAATCATATATTGGTTACTATCCTAGAAATCAAGACTGAATAAATACTGTGCTTTTCAATATTTGTCTCTGGTCATGAAACTACAATACAGGCTGGCTGTCTAAACAAAGTCAATTCTGAATGTCAATAGACTTTGGTTAATTCTCATTAATTACAACATTATAGAACTGAGTTCTTGCAATGTAATCTGGTTAGTGATTATATAATTAAGTGGTTCTTTCCTTGAATGTTGGCGGCTATACAGAACATATTGTCTTGCTAAGATGCTGTAATTTAACTGCTACacaactcagtggccttgtgaTTAGTTTTGGCCCTGAGactggaaggttgtgagttcaatccCTGGCTGAGTCATCCCAAAGACTGTTAAAAATGGGCCATGATGCGTCTCTGCTTGGCACTCCACATTAAGGAGACAGATTGGAGATAAAGCTCTGCAATAGACTACGGTCATATCCAgtgggtgtacttgtacatcaagctacagaaacaggagatgggctCCTGCCCTATGAGCCAATGTTACTTCACTCACCAACCCAAACGTTATCCCTCACAATTCTCCACATGGACAGATTTAGGGGTCCTCTCCCCTTTCAATGCTCTTATGCTCATCCTTAAAATCCATTAGGTCTGAAATGGACTTAAGTCGACATACTGTGCAATTATCTACGCTACGTAACAATCTACTATTACTAGTTAAAGTGTACTTAGTAGCTAGATGATACGGAAGAAGTAAAACCCTTAATTTccctgggacgaaacacctccctctgcaactggatcctggatgtcctgacgggccgcccccaagtggtaagGGTCGGTAACAACACaaccgccacgctgatcctcaacacgagggcccctcaggggtgcgtgttcagtctcctcctgtactccctgttcactcatgactgcaaggtaagactccaacaccaagtttgacgacataacagtggtaggcacGACcaacgacaacgatgagacatcctatagggaagaggtcagagacctgaccgtgtggtgcaaggtcaacaacctctccctcaacgtgagcaagacaaaggagatgattgtggactacaggaaaaggaggaccgagcatgcccccattctcatcgacagggctgtagtggagcaggttgagagcttcaagttccttgacgtccacatcaccaacagactatcatggtccaaacacaccaagacagtcgagaagagggtacgacaacaccttttccccctcaggagactgaaaagatttggcatgggtcctcagatcctgtacatagtccatctgtaaatagcccacccaatctacctacttcatccccatactgtttttatttcttttctgctcttttgcacaccagtatctctacttacacataatctgctcatttatcactccagtgttaatctgctaattTGTAATTCTTGTATATATATACTCTTTTTccctactgtgtcattgactttattgtgttattggcttgtttattccatgttacttcatgtgtaactctgtctgtgtcacactgctttgctttatcttggccaggtcgcagttgtaaatgagaacttgttctcaactagcctacctggtgaaataaaaaataaattaaaaaatccttaaaaggttctacagctgcaccatcgagagcatcctgacgggttgcatcactgcctggtatggcaactgcttggcttccgaccgtaaggcactacagagtgtagtgcgtacggcccagtacatcaccgggccaagcttctgccatccaggacctctataccaggcggtgtcagaggaaggccttaaaaatggtcaaatactccCGCCACCCTCGTcatactgttttctctgctactgcactgcaagcggtactggagcgccaagtctaggtccaagaagcttctaaacagcGTCTACCCaccaagccacaagactcctgaacagctaatcaaatggctactcagactacgctaactccacctacatgtacattatTACCTCCACAACAgtgccccctgcacattgactctgtactggtaccccctgtatatttactgctgctctttaattgtttgtttttcttatctctttTGTAAGggttttcttaaaactgcattgttggttaagggcttgtaagtaagaatgtcACTGTTATTTCACTGttttgtatttggtgcatgtaacagatacatttgatttgattttaatataGCACATGGATTAGTCATGAATTGGGCACATGTCTCTGATCGCGCTGGTGAACGGTAGCTGACAGTGTTGGCTGATAATGACAAGCAGGAGCTTCCTGCAGGAATTTGTAGTCTTGCTGAGTGAGGTCTTCTCTAATTAGCATTtcacattttttttgtaaatttgaGGTGAATATATTGATAATACTCACCGTGTCCATGAGAAAATTACATGGTAATGAAAACATCACGCTGAGGTAGGCCTACACCAAACACATACTTCTTTTGAAGTGTTTGTAAAATTCACAAAGTGAAAAATTAATGctgaaaaacgattggaaccatttcggtgtttgaccgctaggttttatgagTGTTATGACCTGTCTACTGTGCAGGACTATTACGATTGCTAAATATTGCACAATTTGAATACTTGCCCACCAATCCCACCTTCCCCAAAATACCTGTAAATATTGGACAAAAAAATGGTGTCTCCTGTATTAGATTTATGCTAAaatatttattatattctactgggCCATTTACTTTTTGTTcatattcttatcttttattatttctAGTTGTTGCATTgttcgagaaggaacctgcattCTACCTGTATGCAACCTGGACTCATGGGTAGACATAACATAATACATGTAAACACGTGATATTTCAATTATTATGATATGTTTaatttcatatggtatgtattaatttgtggatatccatcatccatttcatatgatatacTACCAATTACAATGTGTATGGTATGCTACGAATTAGAATTACTactatatgttacaaattccaatttgttgtagcTAACGTAAACCTTAGCTCGACGGCTAAAATGAGCTAGGCTAgtggttaggtgttagggttgactaacatgctaagtagttgcaaaggaGCAAGTACTTAAAGTAATGAGATTCAAACACGTAAAcattgggttgctagacgttcacATTATACACCTACCCTCCCTACTGtctgccttaagtaaccttctgtcttacgTAACCAAAGatcatatcatactaatttgagagTTCCGGATTTAAATTTACTGTGTTACGTCTAgtttatgagaccaggctggtgtAAACCCGTACTTCTACTAATACAACTTGAAACTTGAAAATATgtcttttttgtgcttcaaaagCATGCACAAACTCCGTGAAATTACATCATCTTTGAATACATAGCTATATATAATCCCAGCTATTCACTTTACTCAACAATACTGGAAATTGGAATATAGGCGACTTTGTATCTGCTcataaaaaaatgtatacttTATGTTATCAAACCCGCCCACGTGCGTTCATCGCGCCAGGGTGCTGTTCTCGATTGTGATTGGATATCAATATGGAAATAGGCGTGGTCGTTGTACATTCGCTTAGCGGGCTCGTTGTGCAACTAGCGTGTCTGCTATAGTCAGTTGTGTAAGTCGTTTTTACTCACGTATTTTGTCTCCAGCCAATTCAATACGTTCTGTGGAAATGGCAAAGATTGAACTAAAGCCAGTTGGAACGAACTTGTTGAAGAGTGTTTCTGGAGAGGTACGTATGTGTTGAAagtcaatgtgtgtgtgagataatGGTGGGTTTAGGCTCAtagctagcgttagctagctGATTCGGAAGATGGAACGATCCTGGGTTTATAAGCGAGGATATCGACTCTGCCGCACCAGCATGGTTTTGCgacacagtcgatagcgcgctggacttcgggctagaaagtcgagggttcgagacctacTCCCTCCTTATTTCATTTACAATACTAAGTAGATATAGACCCAGGTTTTTACTGGTTCGGACAGATCTGTTTTCTCTTTATCAGGTTGTGCCAGGTTTAGAAAGGTCGTGAACGGCTTTCCTAGCCAGTTAACTTGCTACTTTGCGAGCCACAGGCAGCACTTTAATGATTGATATAATCCCTCCATTGCTGAAATCACAACCTTATCATTACTTCTTCATCCATATTATTATTGCAGCAAATTGTAAATGGCATCCCCTAGGTATGGGTCAAAATGATCAATACAATTCAGTAGAGGGAGCATAAACATTGATCTTCCCCATCTCAACCACTCCCTATCTACCTCCTCCCTCAACGTTTCATACCTCCCGCTCTCCCTTGCTGACTTCTATCCtgcctccctcctcactctctcaaCGTTTCATACCTCCTGCTCTCCCTTGCTGACTTCTATCCtgcctccctcctcactctctcaatGTTTCATACCTCCCGCTCTCCCTTGCTGACTTCTATCCGgcctccctcctcactctctcaaCGTTTCATACCTCCCGCTCTCCCTTGCTGACTTCTATCCTGCCTCACTCCTTCAATGTTTCTTAACATGAAATTGTTACTTTGTTCTGACTGACTTTTTTACATTGATTATTCACTCAGCCATTGTTTGTGAGCCACCAATGCACTTCATTCAATTTAAACAGATACAGATTACTATTCAGGGAGGTAACCTCCCTCCTTGCCTTCCTTCCTCAATCTTTCATAACATGTCATTTTTCTCTGTCATTTGTTGCAGAGTGTGGAGCTCCAGTCTTTATGGAGTGACAAGCCTGTGGTGCTGTTCTTCCTGCGCAGGTTTGGCTGCCAGGTGTGCCGCTGGACAGCTGCAGAGATCAGTAAACTGGAACCAGACCTGACAGCCAACGGTATCGCCCTGGTGGGCATTGGACCTGAAGAGACAGGCCTGGAGGAGTTTAAGGAGGGGGGATTCTTCAAAGGAGGTTAGAAAAACCATTGCTGCtttgcaaaaaaaacacattctCTATTGAGGGCACAGAGTCAGTTGTCCAAAGTCACATTACAGTTGGCTGTAAGTGTCAATACACCAATGATGTCTACAACCCAGCCTTTTTGACCTCTCAAGCAACCACAAATGTATTCAAGCACAAatgactttaaaaaaaagaagctaaATACACCTTTTTTTAAGCAAATAAAATATTTACTTAAATAGTATAGAAGAAAAAATaagtatataaaaatatattttacattttaatgACAGTTTGTCATTTAGAATCAATAGAAGCTTTGTCACCCTTACACAACATATGTAGCTTCCTTTTGTAACACTCAGTGCAAGCGGGAGTGTCCTAAGTAGCCATAGTTATGGCCATTTACTAGGAAAGCAATAAACTTGCCTCCTGATGGATTCCACAGCCGACCATAAATGCCCTGCCATAGTAAGAGTTTTGAGAATTTGTCGATCGTATCATTATCCTCCTGTTGTCTTCTGTGGCAGACCTTTACATTGACGAGAAAAAGCAATGCTACAAGGACCTGGGCTTCAAAAGGTAAGCTGGGTCGTCTGAGTACTATTTACTTCCCTAGGTGTACTACTTGGAGTGCCAAGAAGAAAAATAGCTCTTGAAAAGAACTTacatttggggcggcagtgtagcctagtggttagagcattggacaggcagttaacccactgttcctaggccgtcattgaaaataagaatttgttcttaactgacttgcctagtaaaattaaaggtaaaaaaaacaacaatttttaCATTTGTGAACAGGTACACAGCTCTGAGTGTTGTTCCTGCAGCACTGGGGAAGAAAGTTCGAGAGGTTACGACAAAGGTAACCTTTGTGATTTCACTTTGTCCAATAGCATTTCTGTATTGGTTGACACGGGAGGGGGGTTATGTTCAGTTGATACTGCATGTATATGTCCTCGTCTGTCTGAGTGGAATTGGAAGGTGTTTTACATGATTTGTCCTCTGCTCTGTCCTCCAGGCCAAAGCTCAAGGGATCCAGGGGAACTTCAATGGGGACCTCCTACAGAGTGGAGGCATGCTCATCGTGGCCAAAGGTAGGTCCATACACAGACATGGGGAGAAAAGGTTGAAGTACATTCCAGATAATCGCCATACGGAACCATATATAGGTCAGAAATACAGCTTTCAGGGGTTGACCTGTCTGGAAAAACATATCAAAGCTGTTGTGATTAGAATTGATTGCTGGACAGATACATTTTTCAAATATTAgttaaatacataaaaaataacCATGTGTGATAATAAGTTTCATAAGTTAAGATCCTCATGGGATTTTTTTCATAAATAAATGTAATGCTGTGGCCACTTTTTGTGTACTGTACCAAAGATTTTTTTTAGAACTAACCCAAGATGCACTATAGCAAGCCGTTTCCAAAGGAGCAAATGAAGCATAGctggcagaacaagcaaggaggtgggcaaaACCAAGCACGCGCTAGCGAGATCCAATTGGGTTGTTCTACCATGCGTTTGCATATTTCCAATAGTGAATGCCTATGAAGTACGCGTGTGCAATGACTCAATTCGCCCTTGCAGTCTTTCTAAACAACGCAATTCTTAGGGTAAAGTCTATAACACATAATCCTTTTTTGGTGATCAGAAAattgttttgagatcaaatgtttcatagaTGAGAAAGTTAGCAGAATGTCGGCCCAGTCTCGCTCCATTTTCTCCCACTCctggccactgggcttcctctcatcacaATATTTGGTGGTGAGTGGAAATTCCAACCACATGCTTCAGATTTATACTTCTGCCTAAACATCCGTCTCCTTGTTCTATCTGTGACTGTACTATATACTCTCCACCAGAGGGCAGTGTGATAACATCAGTTCACACTTGACTGGTATTTGAGGTTGTTGGTATGCATCTCAGGCCTGTCCATGCTGTGTTTTGTGTACTATACAGGTGGAGAAAAAGTACTGCTACACTTTGTCCAGGATTCACCCGGAGACTATGTACCATTGGAGGACATTTCCAAGGCTCTTGACATCTCAGCCAATGTACAAGCAGGGGAGAGACCACAGGTAAGTTGTCAACCAGCCAATGACGGGCAAGACCAGAACAGTCTTGAGAGAGACCATGTTCTGGAATAATTTATATTATCATGATTTAGTGATTACTGCTGTTGTGAATGAGCTCAGAGTAGACATTTTTTAGATCTGATCATGTCACTCTGAGATAAAGAGCTGCGTTTTTCCAGGCTGCGGACAAGTTCCTTATGGTGATTTTCCCACTGATGCTGTGTGCAGACACCGCCACATGTATATTAGAGAATACTCCTTATTGACAATGCCACACACATTCTGCCTACACTCCATGATCCAGATCTCTTCTTCAATTTTAGATAGGCAGCCTGTATTATCACTCTTAATTCTCCAAACTCCTTTGAACCTTGACAATGGTCTTTCTGGCTGGTGTAATAGTTTTTTCAGCATATCCCTACAGTGTGAGATGAAATAGCTCCCATGAGAACCTGACGATTTCTCAGTGCTCCTATGGAATCAGGAAGAGAACAGATAGACCAAGAATACCATAGCTGCTGTTTCATCTCCCGAGGATGTTCCCGTGAATAGGTTGAGCTGTTGATCATTTGTTGTAGGGAGAGGTCAGATTGGCAGGGTTTATATTTTTAACCTGTAGAAAATCTTTAGACTCTCCATTTACCCTTTCTTGGTGATTTAATAGATAATGTGTTATAATCTGTCTAAATCATGCGTTATCTTAAACCACCATTCAGATAAACACAAATTGGAGCTTTAACGATGAGTGCCCGGTCTGGCCACCTTGAACCTATGTGAACGTGAATAGATTACATAGGAAACGACAGACATCTTGGACGCATTCTCCAGTTCTTATTTTACCTCTGTCGTCAGTGTGTGAATGGGCGCAGTTTGACTACGCTACTGATATTCCCTGGGGTTGACTTGTAAATGACTTGTAGATCTATGAATATCAACACAGTTATATACTTAGTTTGACACTGGATAAGTTGTCACAAAAGATGAGGTATTTTTGGTAGGTAGAACTTAATATGAGCAAAACATTTGAGGAAATCGGCAATTCTGAATGTTTTAAATCGATTTTCTGACTGACGCATGCTACATTTGGATCAGTTTGGGGAATGTGGATTGATGCAGTCGTATCTTCAACATTTTAAATCGGGGACCGATGCGTGCCGGTGAATCATTACATCCCTAATAGTCACGTTTACGTCCACCCACCCATCGTTTGTCATTCAACAACACAATAGGGGTTTTGTAAGCAGATGCCTCGAGAAATAAACAGAGTCATACTTCCAGACGACTGAGTG
Proteins encoded in this region:
- the prxl2b gene encoding prostamide/prostaglandin F synthase, whose translation is MAKIELKPVGTNLLKSVSGESVELQSLWSDKPVVLFFLRRFGCQVCRWTAAEISKLEPDLTANGIALVGIGPEETGLEEFKEGGFFKGDLYIDEKKQCYKDLGFKRYTALSVVPAALGKKVREVTTKAKAQGIQGNFNGDLLQSGGMLIVAKGGEKVLLHFVQDSPGDYVPLEDISKALDISANVQAGERPQCNDDVCTR